DNA sequence from the Armigeres subalbatus isolate Guangzhou_Male chromosome 1, GZ_Asu_2, whole genome shotgun sequence genome:
GGAAAAGACGATGGTTAAACATTTATCCAGTTTGATGCAATATGAATGGATCAAGAACTAATTCTCAGTTTCTTGCAGGTAGGCATCCTTCTCAAGGCTTCAGAATTTCTAGTCAAATAAGTTTGTATTTTAGGAAACAATACGTCAAAATATCGGAGCCAATCACGATATATTTGTTTCTATAAAGTTCGAAAAAGTAAAAGTATTTGTGTTTGTTTTTGCTATTGTGTAGtatgatgtaataaaaaggattttgaagcaatttgCTCTTTCATTTGTCGTTAATACTCAGCAGCATAATTATTATCTCTAGAAATGATTTTTCCTATATTTTTCAGACATGAATTTTCGGTACGAAGTTTTGCCTAACGGAGCTCAGCAGTTGATATGGCAGGGCTATACGTACCATAAAAATACATCAACTGTCAGAAAAACCTACTGGCGGTGTGTGCACGCAGGCCGACTCAAATGTAAAGCCACGGTTGTGACCGAAAACGGGCTTTCGGTCTGCATTAAAAATCCTGTTCACAACCATGTTCCCATGAAGAGACTGCTCTACGGCATGGGGAAAAATAATAagcgaaatttgaaaaatcggCCACTGTTTGACAGCTTTAGAATTAGcgaataaaatttcaaacaatttatcaattaatttcgtttttttttgtatatgggCTATAAGAAAGAACTCCTCAACTgttgaacggattttttttattcatttgcaACGTTTGATCTCTTTGCAGCAATCTTTCTGGCCGTGAGCACTCGACAACAATTGTTAATGCTTCGGAACAAGATCTATATGAAAACCATTGGCCGGGCTTACAGAAGCATATTCTCCTGCATCGAGTACAACTGTCCCGGTCAGCTGATGTTCCTTGAGCTGAAGGGAGGTCAGATCAAAATTATGTCCGAGCACAACGGCGACTGCTCCTGTGATTACTATAAGGATCGCCCGGCCGATTGTTTGGGACAACTCAGCAAAGCCGAATTGACGAAGTTGGAGGAATCGCTGATGAGCCATAGTTTCAACGATACCTTGACAACAATTTAATGTTTGAGAAACGGAAGATTTTTACTGGTCTTAACCGAAATAGATGATagttgtttcaataggcctttCTTATTCACTCCATTAtagataaaagaaaaataacTTTTAATCAAGACTCCTTTTTTTCTATAAACAGTCTCTATTTTGCTGAATAATAATTATCCTCGCTACAATTTTATAAAAAGTGTTTTAAAAATaagaatcaaaatttaaataatgttCCACAATTGATACGTGCTTCCATTTATTACAGCAGCATTTGACCAGGATTGGAGACAGCCGTTAGTGGTTCTTAGCAGAGCTGGAGCGCTGCAACTGCGCTACAGGGGACACACCTTCAACAAGCACGTAGCCCGTGGAGTGAAGGTTTATTGGAGATGCACGCAGCATTTGGTATACAAGTGCAAAGTACGAATCAAAACCGTGGAGGATTCATTCTCTGTCAGCAAGAACGAACATAATCATCCCATAGTGAACGGACCTCGGGCGTACGGAACGTTAAAACTGTTGAAGCAACAACTAGGACAtatacaatttttttaataaGCAAATAAGACGAATGTATTCGTTATAACGAAAATTAGTCATAATTAGCGAACACGATTTGCAGTCATTGTCAAGTGTCAAAATTGCATCAGCTCACAAACTACAAACTGTTGGTAACCGACTAACCGATTTATTGTAATTCCAGTCACAAAAAACTAGTCAGACGTCGAAAAAAAAGTGAATGTCTGAAAAATCGGACAGATTTTTTACGGTGCATAATGGAGTAAAGTTTTtcaactgaactgaactggaaaTACCATCCTTGCACGGATATGGTCACGAAACTGCACCCAACGTCGATGAAATACAGCCAAAACCTGTTGGTCCATCAGATCTAGTACTGCATATGTTCGACTGTATCATAACAAAGAcactaaatataaaaaaatataccaaattaaaaaatattcactttGTATGCTACATAATAAATTTATGCTGAACAGTTTTTTTAATCAACAACCCTATTTACATTCCAGAAATATATTTCACCAAATCGAGCCGTGGTCGTCCGGCGATCATCATCGATGGTATCAAGTACTTGTTCATGTCGGAGAATCACAAACGGGTGGTTTGGCGGTGCTCATCGATGGCCACCAGCAAACTCAAGTGTCCGGCCCGGATATTGCAGTACAAGAACCCCGAACGGTTTGTCATCCATCGCGAAAAGCACGTCCATGCACCGCTGAAGCGCCACAAGGTGGCGTTCTACGCGCAGGAAATGTTCGAAGTTGTGGAATGAGATGCATGTGTAAATATCACAACATTTTGATAATAAATTCttctattttaaaaatatatttttgtatttttccaatTCTTTTGTCGAAACTAGATAAGCTTTGCACATTTCACTAATAATGTTATTTCTTTCGTAGACTACCAGCAACAACCCACTGTGACTAACATTAACGGACAGGTGCTCACCTACCGGAGCAGCCAGAAGGGTCGCCTCCAGTTGGCCTGCGATGGGTTCTACTACGTCAAGGAGAAAACTGTGAAACAGAAGGAATACTGGCGCTGCATCTACTACACCACCAAGATAAAGTGCCATGGGCGGTTGCACACCTTGAACGGAGAAGTTGACCACAGCACGCCCCATAACCATGCGGCCAAAGTTTTCAAACGATCGGACTATGGCCGTCTATCGGAAATTATCATACCGCCGAATAcgtcagcatcatcaaccgcgCAGGAATCGTTTTCTTCAATTCACATAGAAAGTGTAGCAAAAATAGAGccattttataaataaaattcagaCTATATCTAATCTTTTATGTTACAGAGTATGTCGTCGAAAACTATGAGATCATTCGTTActaacatttatttttaaacatattcTATTTGCATTTGTGTGGCCAGGAGTGGTAAtcatcatgcttttgttattattattgaaaTCATTGCATCTACCGAAACTATGCTAATCTGCTCATCCATGTCTGTCTCATGTAGATAGGCAATCAAGCGCACATGGGACATGGGCAGTTGATGATGAAGCATGTATGTAGATGCCTggcaatattaaatactcatcctacttggttggaattgtacaaacaatACGTGAGAGAGTCGATTCTAAAAATAGATTTCGAGAGTTCGACTATGTGCCTGGTGTTGGGAATTTGATCTTATCACTAATCACTTAGCTGCGGAGGTccctcgtagcttagtagggaaagcacctgtttATGGGGTCGTGGGAATAAACCGCACTGAAGGAAGTAGTTACCTccaattttacttttttttctaactaaatctttcacatgctgTACATAAGCACACATCCAGCTTCAGACATAGTCATATTTTCTTTGGCTTTTTGTCAGCATGGAGGACCTCACTAGAGTTAGCACGCAGTACTTTTCTTTCCTTGCACTTCTTACAAAATAAATGGCAAATTCATTCATTTGAGGCTTGAACTACAAAAATAGATTCAGTGGTTcttaaaaaaattgagataaataTATAACAACCAGTCTAATGACAAAATATAAAGCTAATTTAATATTCTTAGTAGTGCTTTGGATCATTTGGAAAAAAGCAATATGGTTCGATGTCACATGACATAAAGTCATAAAGTCATATACGTATCCTATTTTTGTCTTAAACTAATCGAACAATGATGTATAGCATTGCAAGCTATCGCTTAACCTGTAACGGTTTCGCTGAAGTAAAACCGCCTTAAAATTTGGGCTTTTGCACCAATCCTCAGAAAGGGATTGTCAAATTTAATTTATGGTTGCCCGCTAGCTAGTTGGCCAAATTGTGGTCCGAAAACCGTTCCACCACATAGTGGGATTTGTGATCTACCAcgtgaataattttttttttatattatatatgattgtccacgctgggggaAGGGGTATCGAAGACTGACCAGAACCTGTCCGCGTGGTAAATGGACAGCCAAAAACAATTCTCACATTTCTAGCGATTTGGCCCCGCAACTTCCAAAACCACCGACCGCATGGCGCTGCAAAACAAGTATCAACAGTAACggttgcattaaaaaaaaagaacaaaaattgACGATGTTTAACTCGCACTGACGAAACTACCCATGCAGCATCAATCATAGTAACCCATGAGTCAGCAGACAAAATTTGATAGCTCTATCAGTCAAACTATAACCGTGATGGCAAAAACATTGAAGCAACTCCGTTCAAAGAACGGCtcaaagttgttcccgtcctgcttgttcttttttgtcaacaaatgggcatgagcaggacagggagaaacttcgagctacttcaagctctcattggacagcactattattTGTCTTCAGCTTGAAATTAATAGCAGAAAAGGCCTATTTACAAAACAAGTTTTGTAAACTAACAAATAACCTCATCATTCTACCACAATAAAATTATGTTcatcttcttttttctctctaATTTATTTCTTTCTCCTGCATGTTACTTTCTGCATCCCATATGGTTTTCTATCGTTTAATATATCTTCTCTTTCATGCGCAGAAGAAGGGTGGAATTTGATTCTGGTGTACTTGAACACTGGCGGAGTTGAACTGAGGCTCGATGGGACACGTTATCTAACaaattaactatttttccataaatttgagTTTATCCAGGTTTTTACGCTAAGACATAAATGTTGTGTACAGAGTTTAAAAGCTCAATCCTAATACCGTCGTCggtggtgacaatgggtcaaatgaggGTGAGaatggtcactgtttcaactacatacaTAGAATACTTGTGGAATAGATTCAATGTATCTGACTTTAAGAGAACTTTTCGAGCGATTTTATAATCCGATCTTCCGGCTGTCGATGAAGGCGCTGACCCATTGTCACCGCCGACGGCGCGAAGTTAGTTAACAGTTTTCGCATTGTTTTGAGGTCCAAAACTAATCTACATAATTTTCAATACTTTAATCGTATTAAAATTTATCCTAGTTTCAAATATATGGTCAATATCTGCTAACTTGTTGTAGAATAATTTATTTCGTATTattatacaaaattttccacaaattgaatatttattctccataaaaaatcaatattttcaacaaaataatcaatgcagagcaattgtaaaataaaaaaattccatgaaagattacaaaaaaacccaaatcaatccacctagcgttggtggtgcctttctcgcgcattaaaaaaatacgaaaaacacataagagaggtcgaaatagcactttaggtagatatattttactttttccatcaattcatattcatttgcggtcatttgaatgcattgctgcgatttttgaaaaaaaaaaaatttttttttcgttcttgaattttttctctcaatgtttttttttaataacttttgaacgcaataaccgatcgggccaattttcaatatgaaacaacTAGAACGCAATCCGTGTCGATTGTTGCGAGCAaaaatgctaagtaccaaaaagtgtgtctcacatttttgaacacacatacacatacatacacacatacagacatcaccttaattcgtcgagctgagtcgattggtatataacactatgggtctccgagccttttattaaaagttcggttttagagtgatcctatagcttttacgtatactgtgtatacgagaaaggcaaaaagcaatGAAATTGATAACATTTAGACAATAGACATAAATATGACGATAGACAATAGACGcaaatagacataaattgacggaaaaaagtaaaatctataaCCGTGAGTGCAAATTTGACCTCTCTTTtatgtttttctcatttttataatgcatgagaaaggcaccaccaacgctgggtggattaatctgggttttttattatgTATTTGGGACACTTCACACCACAAGGGTGCATTCGTGTCTGATCTTCTGCATTGTAGGTATTATGATGATCTTGTCTATCCTTGTTCTCCTATTCCATTATTGTACTTTTTTTGCTTGTACTTCATTTTGCGTTTCCTTGAATTT
Encoded proteins:
- the LOC134221443 gene encoding uncharacterized protein LOC134221443; translated protein: MLHNKFMLNSFFNQQPYLHSRNIFHQIEPWSSGDHHRWYQVLVHVGESQTGGLAVLIDGHQQTQVSGPDIAVQEPRTVCHPSRKARPCTAEAPQGGVLRAGNVRSCGMRCMYYQQQPTVTNINGQVLTYRSSQKGRLQLACDGFYYVKEKTVKQKEYWRCIYYTTKIKCHGRLHTLNGEVDHSTPHNHAAKVFKRSDYGRLSEIIIPPNTSASSTAQESFSSIHIESVAKIEPFYK